A section of the Rhizobium sp. BG4 genome encodes:
- a CDS encoding FAD-dependent monooxygenase, with protein sequence MPVEHASIAGAGIAGLTAALALARHGIGSDIFEQASELAEVGAGLQLSPNASRILRQLGVLSEIEKHWLEPEMIRLVAGDTLRPLAAVPAGRFARDRWDAPYGVLHRATLQRVLLEAVRSNPLCRLHLGTPFESASLPAGLVIGADGVWSKMRQHIPGAPSPRFSGNIAYRFTISQASAPDFLDRDNVAAYLGPSAHLVCYPLKETASFNLVAITGGTDDRHLWDGGAERHQLEILRSRFKGWHPGIKSLFGDIAPTFWPLYEATEGRWQNGRDRVLIGDAAHAMMPFAAQGAAMAIEDAFELGEMLSREGAGQALPRFEALRTARIARIRKRGAFNRFAYHARGPVRIGRDIVLSLKPPQSLAADLDWIYGYRPQA encoded by the coding sequence ATGCCGGTCGAACATGCCTCCATTGCGGGCGCTGGAATTGCGGGGCTGACGGCCGCGCTGGCGCTTGCCAGGCACGGTATCGGCTCCGACATATTCGAGCAGGCGAGCGAACTTGCCGAAGTCGGCGCCGGACTGCAGCTCTCTCCCAATGCATCGCGAATCCTGCGTCAACTCGGCGTTCTCTCCGAGATCGAAAAGCACTGGCTTGAGCCCGAGATGATCCGGCTCGTCGCCGGCGATACGCTGCGGCCTCTCGCCGCCGTTCCGGCCGGACGTTTTGCGCGCGACCGGTGGGATGCACCTTATGGCGTGCTGCATCGCGCGACCTTGCAACGGGTTCTGCTCGAAGCCGTGCGCAGCAATCCGCTCTGCCGCCTGCATCTTGGAACACCCTTCGAATCCGCCAGCCTGCCTGCCGGGTTGGTGATCGGCGCCGATGGCGTCTGGTCGAAGATGCGCCAGCATATTCCCGGCGCACCCTCGCCGCGGTTCTCCGGCAATATCGCCTATCGCTTCACGATTTCTCAGGCGTCGGCGCCGGATTTTCTCGATCGCGACAATGTCGCGGCCTATCTCGGCCCGTCCGCGCATCTCGTCTGCTATCCGCTGAAGGAGACCGCGAGCTTCAATCTGGTGGCGATCACCGGCGGCACGGATGACCGGCACCTCTGGGACGGCGGAGCGGAACGTCACCAGCTGGAGATATTGCGATCGCGCTTCAAGGGCTGGCACCCGGGCATCAAGTCACTCTTTGGCGACATCGCACCAACCTTCTGGCCGCTCTACGAGGCGACCGAGGGACGCTGGCAGAACGGGCGTGACCGCGTGCTGATCGGCGATGCCGCACATGCGATGATGCCCTTTGCCGCACAGGGCGCGGCGATGGCGATCGAGGATGCTTTCGAGCTTGGTGAGATGTTGTCTCGGGAAGGTGCCGGACAGGCCCTGCCCCGCTTCGAGGCGCTGAGGACGGCGCGGATCGCCAGGATTCGCAAGCGCGGTGCGTTCAACCGCTTTGCCTATCACGCCCGCGGTCCCGTCAGGATCGGGCGTGATATCGTCTTGTCGCTGAAGCCGCCGCAAAGTCTCGCGGCGGATCTCGACTGGATCTACGGCTACCGGCCGCAGGCCTGA
- a CDS encoding cystathionine beta-lyase has product MKDKDGLLQNAGINTRLSHLGNDPSEYHGFVNPPVVHASTVLFPNAKAMETRAQKYTYGTRGTPTTDALCEAIDALEGSAGTILVPSGLAAVTVPFLAFLSAGDHALIVDSVYTPTRHFCDTMLTRLGVEVEYYDPAIGAGIEQLFKPNTKLVHTEAPGSNTFEMQDIPAIAAIAHKHGAVVAMDNTWATPVYFRPLDFGVDISIHAATKYPAGHSDILMGTVSANAKHWEQLKEANITLGICGAPDDAYQVLRGLRTMGIRLERHYESALAVAKWLEGRDEVAKVLHPALPSFKGHDLWKRDFKGASGIFSFVLKADSAEQFKPKAHAFLDALSIFGLGWSWGGFECLAVHVNLNDRRIAKAPEGGPLIRLQIGLEDVADIKADIERGFAASNAV; this is encoded by the coding sequence ATGAAAGACAAAGACGGTCTCCTGCAGAATGCAGGCATCAACACCCGCCTCTCGCATCTCGGCAACGATCCCTCGGAATATCACGGCTTCGTCAATCCGCCCGTGGTGCATGCATCGACCGTGCTGTTCCCGAATGCCAAGGCGATGGAAACGCGGGCGCAGAAATACACCTATGGTACCCGCGGCACGCCGACGACGGATGCGCTTTGCGAGGCGATCGACGCACTGGAGGGATCTGCCGGAACGATCCTGGTACCGTCGGGCCTGGCGGCGGTCACGGTGCCGTTCCTTGCCTTCCTCTCGGCAGGCGATCATGCGCTGATCGTTGATTCCGTCTACACGCCGACCCGCCATTTCTGCGATACGATGCTGACGCGCCTCGGCGTTGAGGTGGAGTACTACGACCCGGCGATCGGCGCGGGAATCGAGCAGCTGTTCAAGCCGAATACCAAGCTGGTGCACACCGAGGCGCCGGGCTCGAACACCTTCGAGATGCAGGACATCCCGGCCATCGCCGCAATCGCCCACAAGCACGGCGCCGTCGTTGCCATGGACAACACCTGGGCGACCCCGGTCTATTTCCGCCCGCTCGATTTCGGCGTTGATATCTCGATCCACGCCGCGACCAAGTATCCGGCCGGTCATTCCGATATCCTGATGGGCACCGTTTCGGCCAATGCCAAGCATTGGGAGCAGCTGAAGGAAGCCAACATCACGCTCGGTATCTGCGGCGCGCCCGACGACGCTTACCAGGTGTTGCGCGGACTGCGCACCATGGGCATCCGCCTGGAGCGCCACTATGAAAGCGCGCTTGCCGTTGCAAAATGGCTTGAGGGCCGGGACGAAGTGGCGAAGGTGCTGCATCCGGCCCTGCCGAGCTTCAAGGGGCACGACCTCTGGAAGCGTGACTTCAAGGGCGCCAGCGGCATTTTCTCCTTCGTGCTCAAGGCCGATTCCGCCGAGCAGTTCAAGCCGAAGGCGCATGCCTTCCTCGATGCGCTCAGCATCTTCGGCCTCGGCTGGTCCTGGGGTGGTTTCGAGTGCCTCGCGGTTCACGTCAACCTGAACGACCGCCGTATCGCCAAGGCGCCGGAAGGCGGCCCGCTGATCCGCCTGCAGATCGGTCTCGAAGATGTTGCCGACATCAAGGCCGACATCGAGCGCGGCTTTGCCGCGTCGAACGCCGTCTGA
- a CDS encoding amino acid ABC transporter substrate-binding protein produces MKIKLLSAAVGAAVFALGAHAASATTLEDVKAKGFVQCGVNSGLLGFAQPDASGNWAGFDVDFCKAVASAVFGDPTKVKYTPLSAKDRFPALQSGEVDVLSRNTTWTINRDTALGFNFRPVTYYDGQGFMVRKSLNVKSALELSGAAVCVQSGTTTELNLADYFKANNLQYNPVVFEKLEEVNAAYDSGRCDVYTTDQSGLYSLRLTLKNPDEHMILPEIISKEPLGPAVRQGDDQWFDIVSWTAYALVNAEEFGITQANVDEMKNSPNPDIKRFLGTEADTKIGTDLGLTNEWAYNVIKGVGNYSEVFERNVGQGSPLKIARGLNALWNKGGIQYAPPVR; encoded by the coding sequence ATGAAGATTAAGCTCCTGTCCGCCGCCGTCGGCGCAGCAGTTTTCGCTCTTGGCGCCCATGCGGCCTCGGCAACCACTCTTGAAGACGTAAAGGCAAAGGGTTTCGTTCAGTGCGGCGTCAACTCGGGCCTGCTCGGCTTCGCGCAGCCTGACGCTTCCGGCAACTGGGCCGGCTTCGACGTTGATTTCTGCAAGGCCGTCGCTTCCGCCGTCTTCGGCGACCCGACCAAGGTCAAGTACACGCCCCTCTCCGCGAAGGACCGCTTCCCGGCCCTGCAGTCGGGCGAAGTCGACGTTCTCTCGCGTAACACCACCTGGACGATCAACCGCGACACCGCTCTCGGCTTCAACTTCCGTCCGGTCACCTATTACGACGGTCAGGGCTTCATGGTTCGCAAGAGCCTGAACGTGAAGTCGGCTCTCGAACTCTCCGGCGCTGCTGTCTGCGTACAGTCCGGCACGACCACCGAGCTGAACCTCGCCGACTACTTCAAGGCCAACAACCTTCAGTACAACCCGGTCGTTTTCGAAAAGCTCGAAGAAGTCAACGCTGCTTACGACTCCGGCCGTTGCGACGTCTACACGACCGACCAGTCAGGCCTCTACTCGCTGCGTCTGACGCTGAAGAACCCCGACGAGCACATGATCCTTCCGGAGATCATCTCCAAGGAGCCGCTCGGCCCGGCAGTTCGCCAGGGTGACGACCAGTGGTTCGACATCGTGTCCTGGACGGCTTACGCGCTCGTGAATGCTGAAGAGTTCGGCATCACCCAGGCCAACGTCGACGAGATGAAGAACTCGCCGAACCCGGATATCAAGCGCTTCCTCGGCACCGAAGCCGATACCAAGATCGGTACGGACCTCGGCCTGACCAACGAGTGGGCCTACAACGTCATCAAGGGCGTCGGCAACTACAGCGAAGTCTTCGAGCGCAACGTCGGTCAGGGCAGCCCGCTGAAGATCGCGCGTGGCCTCAACGCTCTGTGGAACAAGGGCGGCATCCAGTACGCACCGCCGGTTCGCTAA
- a CDS encoding amino acid ABC transporter permease, whose amino-acid sequence MTQEAVHTTPLPESRWTLQSALYDPKLRGIFFQVLTVVLLVGFIAWVAHNTAINLQRSNTASGFAFLNGRAGFEIGQSLISYSSDSTYGRALVVGILNTILVAITGIITATIIGFIVGIGRLSHNWLIAKLCTVYVEVFRNIPPLLVIFFWYSGVLAVLPQPRESLHLPFSMFLNNRGLAFPKPMFEAGMWVVLAALVIGIIATVITARWAHKRQAATGKQFHTIWVSIALIAGLPILAFLATGLPISFDVPVAGKFNLTGGSVVGPEFMSLFLALSFYTAAFIAEIVRAGIRGVPKGQSEAAGALGLHPSSVTRLVVVPQAFRIIIPPLTSQYLNLTKNSSLAIAVGFSDLVAVGGTTLNQTGQSIEVVVVWIVVYLGLSVLTSLFMNWFNAKMALVER is encoded by the coding sequence ATGACGCAAGAGGCTGTGCACACGACACCTTTGCCGGAGAGCCGCTGGACGCTCCAGTCGGCACTTTACGACCCCAAGTTAAGGGGCATCTTTTTCCAGGTTCTGACCGTAGTTCTGCTCGTTGGTTTCATAGCGTGGGTCGCTCACAATACGGCGATCAACCTGCAACGCAGCAACACGGCATCTGGCTTCGCATTTCTCAATGGGCGCGCAGGCTTCGAAATCGGCCAGTCGCTGATCTCCTATTCGAGCGATTCGACCTACGGCCGGGCGCTCGTCGTCGGCATCCTGAACACCATTCTCGTTGCCATCACCGGCATCATCACTGCGACGATCATCGGCTTCATCGTCGGCATCGGACGCCTGTCGCATAACTGGCTGATCGCCAAGCTTTGCACCGTCTATGTCGAGGTGTTCCGCAACATCCCGCCGCTGCTCGTCATCTTCTTCTGGTATTCCGGTGTTCTCGCCGTGCTGCCGCAGCCGCGCGAATCCCTGCACCTGCCCTTCAGCATGTTCCTGAACAACCGCGGCCTCGCCTTCCCGAAGCCGATGTTCGAGGCGGGCATGTGGGTGGTGCTCGCCGCCCTCGTCATCGGCATCATCGCGACCGTGATCACGGCGCGCTGGGCGCACAAGCGTCAGGCCGCGACCGGCAAGCAGTTTCACACGATCTGGGTATCGATCGCGCTGATCGCCGGCCTGCCGATCCTCGCCTTCCTGGCGACCGGCCTGCCGATCTCCTTCGACGTACCCGTGGCCGGCAAGTTCAACCTGACCGGCGGCTCCGTCGTCGGCCCGGAATTCATGTCGCTGTTTTTGGCATTGTCCTTCTACACCGCAGCCTTCATCGCCGAGATCGTGCGTGCCGGTATCCGCGGCGTGCCGAAGGGCCAGTCGGAGGCAGCCGGTGCACTCGGCCTGCATCCGTCCTCGGTCACCCGCCTCGTCGTCGTGCCGCAGGCCTTCCGCATCATCATTCCGCCGCTCACCAGCCAGTATCTGAACCTGACCAAGAATTCGTCGCTGGCAATCGCCGTCGGCTTCTCGGATCTCGTTGCCGTCGGGGGTACGACGCTCAACCAGACCGGCCAGTCGATCGAGGTCGTCGTCGTCTGGATCGTCGTCTATCTCGGGCTCAGCGTGCTCACCTCGCTGTTCATGAACTGGTTCAACGCCAAGATGGCACTGGTGGAGAGATAA
- a CDS encoding amino acid ABC transporter permease: protein MSGSNISFVRNAMLEPEPAPASQRGAIAWIRRNLLATPKDIVLTVIAIAALAWVLPHMINWLFIQAVWTGTDRTFCATTVQGGTQPDGWSGACWAFVNAKLDQFVYGRYTLDERWRPTLVFIMFAALLTPMLIPSMPRKGLNALLLFVALPLVSIWLLYGGFGLEIVETPLWGGLLVTLVVSFVGIAVSLPFGIILALGRRSQMPVVKMVCVIFIEVIRGIPLITVLFMASVMLPLFLPQGWNVDKLIRAVIGVSIFASAYMAEVIRGGLQAIPKGQYEGAASLGLGYWQKMRLIILPQAIKLVIPGIVNTFIGMFKDTSLVSIISMFDLLGIVRLNFSDGNWASAVTPLTGLIFAGFVFWIFCFGMSRYSVFMERHLDTGHKR from the coding sequence ATGTCCGGCTCGAACATTTCTTTCGTCCGCAATGCCATGCTGGAGCCAGAACCGGCTCCGGCAAGCCAGCGCGGCGCAATCGCCTGGATCAGGCGCAACCTGCTCGCAACACCGAAGGACATCGTGCTGACGGTGATTGCGATCGCAGCACTCGCCTGGGTGCTGCCGCACATGATCAACTGGCTGTTCATCCAGGCCGTCTGGACCGGCACCGACCGCACCTTCTGTGCCACGACCGTCCAGGGCGGCACGCAGCCTGATGGATGGAGCGGTGCCTGCTGGGCCTTCGTCAACGCCAAGCTCGATCAGTTCGTCTATGGCCGCTATACGCTCGACGAGCGCTGGCGCCCGACGCTGGTGTTCATCATGTTCGCAGCGCTGCTGACGCCGATGCTGATCCCGTCGATGCCGCGCAAGGGCCTGAACGCGCTGCTGCTGTTCGTTGCCTTGCCGCTCGTGTCGATCTGGCTGCTTTACGGCGGCTTCGGTCTCGAGATCGTCGAGACGCCGCTCTGGGGCGGCCTGTTGGTGACGCTCGTGGTCTCCTTCGTCGGTATCGCAGTGTCGCTGCCCTTCGGCATCATCCTGGCGCTCGGACGGCGTTCGCAGATGCCGGTCGTGAAGATGGTCTGCGTCATCTTCATCGAGGTCATCCGCGGCATTCCGCTGATCACCGTGCTGTTCATGGCAAGCGTCATGCTGCCGCTGTTCCTGCCGCAGGGCTGGAATGTCGACAAGCTGATCCGCGCCGTCATCGGCGTATCGATCTTCGCGTCCGCCTATATGGCCGAAGTCATCCGCGGCGGCCTGCAGGCCATTCCGAAAGGTCAATACGAGGGCGCCGCTTCGCTCGGCCTCGGCTATTGGCAGAAGATGCGGCTGATCATTTTGCCGCAGGCGATCAAGCTCGTGATCCCTGGCATCGTCAACACGTTCATTGGTATGTTCAAGGATACGTCGCTGGTGTCGATCATCAGCATGTTCGACCTGCTCGGCATCGTTCGCCTGAACTTCTCTGACGGCAACTGGGCCTCTGCAGTCACACCATTGACAGGATTGATCTTTGCTGGCTTCGTCTTCTGGATTTTCTGCTTCGGCATGTCGCGCTATTCGGTGTTCATGGAACGCCATCTCGACACCGGCCACAAACGATAA